From Mauremys reevesii isolate NIE-2019 linkage group 10, ASM1616193v1, whole genome shotgun sequence, the proteins below share one genomic window:
- the GET4 gene encoding Golgi to ER traffic protein 4 homolog isoform X2 has translation MYMSQGKHVEARELMYSGALLFFSHSQQNSAADLSMLVLESLEKSDAKVTDELLENLAKVFSLMDPNSPERVAFVSRALKWSSGGSGKLGHPKLHQLLAITLWKEQNYCESRYHFLHSTDGEGCANMLVEYSSSRGYRSEVDMFVAQAVLQFLCLKNKTSASVVFTTYTQKHPSIEKGPPFVQPLLNFIWFLLLAVDGGKLTVFTVLCEQYQPSLKRDPMYNEYLDRIGQLFFGVPPKQTSSYGGLLGNLLNSLMGAGEDDDAEDGQEDSSPIELD, from the exons aT GTATATGTCCCAAGGCAAACACGTAGAAGCAAGAGAACTGATGTATTCAGGGGCACTGTTGTTCTTTAGTCACAGCCAA CAAAACAGTGCTGCTGATCTGTCCATGCTGGTTTTAGAGTCCTTAGAGAAATCGGACGCAAAAGTAACAGATGAACTACTAG AAAACTTGGCTAAAGTGTTTAGTTTGATGGATCCAAATTCTCCTGAAAGAGTAGCTTTTGTGTCCAGAGCACTGAAATGGTCCAGCGGTGGATCAGGGAAACTCGGTCATCCGAAACTACATCAGTTATTAGCCATCACGTTGTGGAAAG AGCAAAACTATTGTGAATCTCGGTATCACTTCTTGCACTCCACAGATGGCGAAGGATGTGCTAATATGCTAGTAGAATATTCATCATCCAGGGGATATCGCAGTGAGGTGGACATGTTTGTAGCTCAGGCAGTCTTACA ATTTCTCTGCTTAAAAAACAAGACCAGTGCATCAGTGGTTTTTACGACATATACACAGAAACATCCTTCAATAGAAAAGGGGCCTCCATTTGTACAACCATTGCTAAATTTCATCTGGTTTCTGTTACTGGCTGTTGATGG AGGAAAGCTAACAGTATTTACAGTATTGTGTGAACAGTATCAACCTTCACTGAAAAGAGATCCTATGTATAATGAG TACCTAGATAGAATAGGACAGCTGTTCTTTGGAGTTCCACCCAAGCAGACGTCATCCTATGGAGGATTACTAG GAAAT
- the GET4 gene encoding Golgi to ER traffic protein 4 homolog isoform X1: MAAAMAAAEQEASKGGGRNRGGVQRVEGKLRASVEKGEYYEAHQMYRTLFFRYMSQGKHVEARELMYSGALLFFSHSQQNSAADLSMLVLESLEKSDAKVTDELLENLAKVFSLMDPNSPERVAFVSRALKWSSGGSGKLGHPKLHQLLAITLWKEQNYCESRYHFLHSTDGEGCANMLVEYSSSRGYRSEVDMFVAQAVLQFLCLKNKTSASVVFTTYTQKHPSIEKGPPFVQPLLNFIWFLLLAVDGGKLTVFTVLCEQYQPSLKRDPMYNEYLDRIGQLFFGVPPKQTSSYGGLLGNLLNSLMGAGEDDDAEDGQEDSSPIELD, translated from the exons ATGGCGGCGGCGATGGCGGCGGCGGAGCAGGAGGCCTCGAAGGGCGGCGGGCGGAACCGCGGTGGGGTGCAGCGGGTGGAGGGGAAGCTCCGCGCCAGCGTGGAGAAGGGCGAATACTACGAGGCGCACCAGATGTACCGGACCCTCTTCTTCAG GTATATGTCCCAAGGCAAACACGTAGAAGCAAGAGAACTGATGTATTCAGGGGCACTGTTGTTCTTTAGTCACAGCCAA CAAAACAGTGCTGCTGATCTGTCCATGCTGGTTTTAGAGTCCTTAGAGAAATCGGACGCAAAAGTAACAGATGAACTACTAG AAAACTTGGCTAAAGTGTTTAGTTTGATGGATCCAAATTCTCCTGAAAGAGTAGCTTTTGTGTCCAGAGCACTGAAATGGTCCAGCGGTGGATCAGGGAAACTCGGTCATCCGAAACTACATCAGTTATTAGCCATCACGTTGTGGAAAG AGCAAAACTATTGTGAATCTCGGTATCACTTCTTGCACTCCACAGATGGCGAAGGATGTGCTAATATGCTAGTAGAATATTCATCATCCAGGGGATATCGCAGTGAGGTGGACATGTTTGTAGCTCAGGCAGTCTTACA ATTTCTCTGCTTAAAAAACAAGACCAGTGCATCAGTGGTTTTTACGACATATACACAGAAACATCCTTCAATAGAAAAGGGGCCTCCATTTGTACAACCATTGCTAAATTTCATCTGGTTTCTGTTACTGGCTGTTGATGG AGGAAAGCTAACAGTATTTACAGTATTGTGTGAACAGTATCAACCTTCACTGAAAAGAGATCCTATGTATAATGAG TACCTAGATAGAATAGGACAGCTGTTCTTTGGAGTTCCACCCAAGCAGACGTCATCCTATGGAGGATTACTAG GAAAT